The Methanosphaera sp. BMS genome contains a region encoding:
- a CDS encoding ATP-binding protein, with amino-acid sequence MMPTTVPKNIDKYFFNRTKDIKKINLQISSIYEDLPNQLLITGNRGVGKTFLLKKILHDTDKKTLTAYIDISKIYSTNKKVTEEEILKEMLSSIYESLRQKQSVFKNFEDNLKNIIMNIKLHDYEFTDAASIFDIPIPKIKENYKALSKFVMELPQKIIDTSDEIDAFILVFDEFQFIKHVENPEAFFWLFRSYIQDQSNVCYIFTGSVSKSADIIEDINGQRGAFAGRMIQIDIEAFTKEETYKYLNEKAGDIKFTDDGFDRFYKCTRGIPAYINTFCNVLDSGKIYDEEMIKESFMMKMDQIVIMWLYIWGNLNDYEKTIIKILVDEKQLTWNTLLEKTGYSKSTLTKYIDSLNNKAILGYSNDNMYMINDMMLVTWLKHKKETEGQYPL; translated from the coding sequence ATGATGCCTACTACTGTGCCAAAAAACATTGATAAATACTTTTTCAATAGAACAAAAGATATTAAGAAGATAAACCTGCAAATAAGCAGTATATATGAAGATTTACCAAATCAATTGTTGATAACTGGAAATAGGGGTGTGGGAAAAACATTCCTTTTAAAGAAAATCCTACATGATACGGATAAGAAAACATTAACAGCATATATTGATATATCAAAGATATATTCAACAAACAAAAAAGTTACAGAAGAAGAGATATTAAAAGAGATGTTATCGAGTATATATGAATCATTAAGACAAAAACAATCTGTTTTTAAGAACTTCGAGGACAACCTGAAAAATATCATTATGAATATTAAATTACATGATTATGAATTTACTGATGCTGCAAGTATATTTGATATTCCTATTCCAAAAATTAAAGAGAATTACAAGGCTTTAAGTAAATTTGTAATGGAACTTCCACAGAAAATAATTGACACGTCAGATGAAATAGATGCATTTATACTAGTATTTGATGAATTCCAATTTATAAAACATGTTGAAAATCCCGAAGCATTTTTCTGGCTTTTTAGAAGTTATATTCAAGATCAATCAAATGTATGCTATATTTTCACTGGTTCAGTAAGTAAAAGTGCCGATATAATAGAGGATATTAATGGTCAAAGAGGAGCATTTGCCGGTCGTATGATTCAAATAGATATAGAAGCATTTACTAAAGAGGAAACATACAAGTATCTTAATGAAAAAGCAGGAGATATAAAATTTACGGATGATGGATTTGATAGATTTTATAAATGTACCAGAGGAATACCTGCATACATTAATACGTTTTGTAATGTTTTAGATTCAGGTAAAATATATGATGAAGAAATGATTAAAGAAAGTTTCATGATGAAAATGGATCAGATAGTAATCATGTGGTTATATATCTGGGGAAACCTTAACGATTACGAAAAAACCATAATAAAAATATTGGTTGATGAAAAGCAGTTAACATGGAATACTCTTCTAGAAAAAACAGGATATTCAAAATCTACATTAACAAAATATATTGATTCGTTAAATAATAAGGCAATACTCGGGTATTCCAATGATAATATGTATATGATTAATGATATGATGTTAGTAACATGGTTAAAACATAAAAAGGAAACAGAAGGTCAATATCCATTATAA
- the cas1 gene encoding CRISPR-associated endonuclease Cas1: MDKLEIRENKNINYMKNIIRGIEGETSKIYWACIKELTPKEINFQNRNQKPRNDLLNAMLNYGYSILASEITRIILQEKLDPYCGLLHSDLKGRTSLTYDLIEEFRQQITDKSVLSLINNRQIKIDDIDKRSNRLKIEARKVLAQKILDKINSQITYNDNLMTYQEIMQEQSRKLKDSIMNEREYRGFYLQW, from the coding sequence ATGGATAAACTTGAAATAAGAGAAAACAAAAATATTAATTACATGAAAAACATAATCAGAGGCATTGAAGGAGAAACATCAAAAATATACTGGGCTTGCATAAAAGAATTAACACCAAAAGAAATAAACTTTCAAAACAGAAATCAAAAACCCAGAAATGACTTGTTAAATGCTATGCTAAACTATGGTTATTCAATACTTGCCTCAGAAATAACAAGAATAATACTACAAGAAAAATTAGATCCATACTGTGGATTATTACATTCTGATTTGAAAGGTAGAACAAGCTTAACATATGACTTAATAGAAGAATTCAGACAACAAATAACAGATAAAAGCGTATTATCCTTGATAAACAATAGACAGATAAAAATTGATGATATCGATAAAAGATCCAATAGATTAAAAATAGAAGCAAGAAAAGTATTAGCACAAAAAATATTGGATAAAATAAATAGTCAAATAACATATAATGATAACTTAATGACATATCAGGAAATAATGCAGGAACAAAGCAGAAAATTAAAAGATAGCATAATGAATGAAAGAGAATATAGGGGATTTTACTTACAATGGTAA
- a CDS encoding CRISPR-associated endonuclease Cas1, producing MKIIIEGYNKSIHKKSELLQIKEKEDEIYKITPRKVTDITLLAKGYVTFDALTLISKHNIPLISINKYGQIEYILTNPHFDDIMLRKQQYKTSENYNGVKISKEIIKSKIKNQYSTIKTLNKTKKYSNVQEKQKQIKENIKKWINLK from the coding sequence ATGAAAATAATAATCGAAGGATACAATAAATCTATACATAAAAAAAGTGAATTGCTACAAATAAAAGAAAAAGAAGATGAAATATACAAAATAACTCCAAGAAAAGTAACTGACATAACATTACTTGCAAAAGGATATGTAACATTCGATGCATTAACATTAATATCAAAGCATAACATTCCGCTAATCTCAATAAACAAATATGGACAAATAGAATACATACTCACTAATCCACACTTTGATGACATAATGCTAAGAAAACAACAATACAAAACAAGTGAAAACTACAACGGAGTTAAAATATCAAAAGAAATAATAAAATCAAAAATAAAAAACCAATATTCAACAATTAAAACTCTAAACAAGACTAAAAAATACAGTAACGTACAAGAAAAACAAAAACAAATAAAAGAAAACATAAAAAAATGGATAAACTTGAAATAA
- a CDS encoding C1 family peptidase — translation MNNKFLIVSIIVFLLSLSVVCASDVNESQSEKTQTLEVDNDDINSNVNDYNIVSENIGKKNESDSEKINREYKNKTVKRDDESSDISLIVSATDIKYGDTASIFGTLNNNTVPLMQEEITLLLNDEEYTTTTDVNGEYNFSITDYDIGLNEVVVFYDGETDFVYNITSFTVRKLNTTTIITNAIGVVYHNVIECAIVTDECNYVVNEGFVTFILRNQVIGTADVINGLAILNFVYNISVNDTIQAIYSGSDIYNPSNSSQVIVIRKQYANIIISPVFCYVKDTVTFTAWILDEDHNNVSSGKCVMKINGKTVKDENGKVIYAKVNNGISSFNVTLPATLEGIHNYTIVYSGSSAYNGSRTTNTLVVYKRNYTVNLNVTPNPTKRGGTVNLTTTINSSNLNINGGEVIFKLNGKTLKYDNGTVIQVGVLNNEAELSYIIPESLSIGDKTMKAVYIDELYDRYETESTFTIAKQDIYIVLEEIDYYANKLVIKADVFNEFNQTINRNITYAVKLNGVTQLISNTNGSTINAQMYNRYNPNNYTLSIVIGESTGYTSYIYTNNITLHNPKISIENDEIYRCSYNVFTIFIPSEYISQNNTLLLYLDELLLLNTTIITDNFTVDYYTPIFYEGNYTLHAIIMNENNQNLKQEDKNITILSDYIYVNSNGDINSNGDTINNPTTLETAVNIANDNQIILLSTLTDTDTYLMTNLTINSTSHNIKIMAQANKTIIFDGNNTNNCMNISNDYDVTFSNIRFINGYNNDCGGLFVNTGNLTIINYTIENNHAFSMAGAIFNRGNITLLNNNISDNSVINNSYSLNNDTLNHKGGIIKSLEGNIFLINNSIHNNSATFGGVISTNNSSVYLLNNTFSNNAGNIGGVLDLSDTLSIQYNNIFTGNYAKKASVQRSISSLDFINNNIYINNNATEKGLLLIDDSTTTVDNCTFNYNHARYASSIYSTTSNLNINNSVFNYNNASVQGGSIISKYSIVVINNTLFNENNVLNGVGGGIYSENSNLYIDNSTFTNNTAKYGGAICVIGENENIIENSHFLSNNVSIDGGAIYSSKSLLYLNNNTYTSNNAQNNGGAISATMLNTLEVTNSTFQDNNANNYTNIHTIETVTLINNNSFDLNTMKTSVITNELTGNINDNYWGTNTPDFMTITNNNSPQTWKIIENNEYMTINNTNTTEIQTGLKTLSITNNHNNQVNTLIPKKDINLITDDILTTTDTNITINITFDEKITATIQIIFPDETIIQQYLSNTNQTSITYKTGIHDGLEQIHINLIESGSYVAKSKLLNIFVQDDLSSFNLNDYNMVTSVKNQGSSNACWAFASLGTLESAILKSFNQTTDFSENHLKNIINKYNINGTDADANTGSSLLRPINYLLSWTDPVNDLDDIFFEESILSDDIPSTFHIQDVVFLENYNSLNPQDIKNAILKYGALFTDLSVNGSCDHTNKTIEDNLIISTTVNYYNPTITSPNHAVSIIGWDDTYSRYNFNNNGSIPVGDGAFIIKNSWGTDNGISGFNYVSYYDKSLGTDGFIAFLLDNRCNYSNIYQYETCSVYTFDSNSTEFTIANNYHSRSAEQIQAVGTFFDKESNYTLVIYKNGVEQYTQDGNINHAGYQTIKLKQYIPLNTGDDFTAMLTIKNSHVKIFVQNILTVTTENITDESFIFNSTTLYNLRKYHLTACLKVYTGYDNQTTQNTNITTGQINIYIPHNEPSQIPDIINNQTNISSNNSLYTIKIPIIWYSPTGTEISYDKSFDIVIANESHYFESEQLVRTYLSLNGTAIMNYENKEGQGLYISKEDDGSFINIELVYDFTENTNFLSIIFNNTDGSLDNKASIIINNNVLCNITIYPGYNSTLDWYSIQEDFITIFSYNNQQIQRVEPIYYYNKYNINVTQTYFITKTKINTTDFLNTSNTIVNHLIYTAGKVFYSNDLLADTIAEALNVSNHRENYTVILCGYNGRVYISALDPNMGMMINGANDNKIMFRFITSYMLSILEEKALDSSHPVNSALNNILDAFDTNSYNVFEDENYLYLVLNDNMNTTLTMDKNTGLIVDYIQYGDNVIHGVQSDDDYTFTGFEIGSPEAELQRTVGSILMSAAPYCVGIPAVGPFLVPVVYVAGALICADACGLLNLNQLDNTTRLINFGWDVATSFPVDHMIGFIADSKKIASIFKNSEMIEQSAKSVENTLKSTIKSSSNYIKVKCMEILQDTYFTLDEITRLSKVTENIVKGFLKVLNLPVPKTVYDEFSKDLNLLFKLDTEPLAEHSILNKATYEIFCSRLGQEKSNIMGICYFYYGFSKEAVENFYHDYSEKVIMNITLSMENEILELFHEQYKIISLLNLNKSLIINDYEHYYVAEDYYDTMSVVL, via the coding sequence ATGAATAATAAATTTTTAATAGTGAGTATAATAGTGTTTTTATTATCTTTATCGGTTGTATGTGCTTCAGATGTCAATGAATCTCAATCTGAAAAAACACAAACACTTGAAGTGGATAATGATGATATTAACTCAAATGTAAATGATTATAATATTGTTTCTGAAAATATTGGAAAAAAAAATGAAAGTGATTCGGAGAAGATAAACAGGGAATATAAAAATAAAACAGTAAAAAGGGATGATGAATCATCAGATATCTCATTAATTGTTTCAGCTACTGATATCAAATATGGTGATACTGCCAGTATATTTGGAACACTTAATAATAATACTGTTCCCTTAATGCAGGAAGAAATAACATTGCTGTTAAATGATGAGGAGTACACGACAACAACTGATGTGAATGGAGAATACAATTTCAGCATAACTGATTATGATATAGGCTTAAATGAGGTGGTGGTATTTTATGATGGTGAAACAGACTTCGTATACAATATCACTTCATTTACTGTACGGAAATTAAATACAACGACGATAATAACTAATGCTATTGGAGTAGTATATCATAATGTAATTGAATGTGCTATCGTTACAGATGAATGTAATTATGTTGTGAATGAAGGTTTTGTAACATTTATTCTAAGAAATCAAGTTATTGGGACAGCGGATGTTATAAATGGGCTGGCAATTCTGAATTTCGTGTATAATATCAGTGTAAATGATACTATACAGGCGATATATAGTGGTAGTGACATTTATAATCCGTCCAATAGCAGTCAGGTTATTGTAATTCGCAAGCAATATGCAAATATAATAATATCTCCGGTATTCTGTTATGTGAAGGATACTGTGACATTTACTGCTTGGATACTCGATGAGGATCATAATAATGTTTCATCAGGAAAGTGTGTGATGAAAATTAATGGTAAAACGGTCAAGGATGAAAATGGCAAGGTAATCTATGCTAAGGTAAACAATGGAATATCCTCATTTAATGTTACATTGCCGGCTACACTTGAGGGTATACATAATTATACTATAGTATATTCTGGAAGTAGTGCGTATAATGGTAGTCGTACAACAAATACGTTGGTTGTATATAAGCGAAATTATACGGTTAACTTAAATGTAACGCCGAATCCGACAAAAAGGGGAGGTACTGTTAACTTAACAACGACCATAAACAGTTCCAATCTTAATATAAATGGTGGAGAAGTAATCTTTAAGTTAAATGGAAAGACCCTTAAATATGATAATGGAACGGTAATCCAAGTAGGTGTACTGAATAATGAAGCAGAACTATCATATATAATACCTGAGTCACTTAGCATAGGTGATAAGACAATGAAAGCTGTTTATATAGATGAATTGTATGATAGGTACGAAACAGAATCCACATTCACCATCGCAAAACAGGATATTTATATCGTGTTAGAAGAAATCGATTATTATGCCAATAAACTTGTAATCAAAGCAGATGTTTTCAATGAATTTAACCAAACAATCAACAGAAATATCACATATGCAGTAAAACTAAACGGAGTAACCCAATTAATATCTAATACGAATGGCAGTACAATTAATGCTCAAATGTACAACAGATACAATCCAAACAATTATACATTATCTATTGTAATTGGTGAAAGTACTGGATATACTTCCTATATATATACAAATAATATCACATTACATAATCCAAAGATAAGCATTGAAAATGATGAGATATATCGCTGTAGTTACAATGTATTTACAATTTTCATACCATCTGAATACATCAGTCAAAACAATACTTTACTGTTATACTTGGATGAATTATTGTTATTAAATACAACAATTATCACAGATAATTTCACAGTAGATTATTACACGCCAATATTTTATGAAGGAAACTATACCTTACATGCAATAATAATGAATGAAAATAATCAAAACTTAAAACAAGAAGACAAAAATATCACCATTTTATCAGATTATATCTATGTCAACTCAAATGGGGACATAAACAGTAATGGAGATACGATAAACAATCCCACCACATTAGAAACAGCAGTTAATATAGCAAATGATAATCAGATAATACTATTATCCACATTAACAGATACGGACACTTATCTTATGACAAATTTAACTATAAACTCTACTTCACACAACATTAAAATCATGGCTCAAGCAAATAAAACAATAATATTTGATGGAAACAATACCAATAATTGCATGAATATTTCAAATGATTATGATGTTACATTCAGTAATATACGATTTATCAACGGATATAACAATGATTGTGGGGGATTATTTGTAAATACTGGAAATTTGACAATAATTAACTACACAATAGAAAATAATCATGCATTTTCAATGGCGGGTGCGATATTTAATAGGGGCAATATCACACTTCTAAACAACAATATCTCTGATAATTCCGTGATAAACAACTCTTACTCCCTAAATAATGATACATTGAACCATAAGGGTGGAATAATCAAGAGTCTTGAAGGCAACATATTTTTAATAAACAACAGTATACATAATAACTCTGCTACTTTTGGTGGCGTAATTTCAACTAATAATAGTAGTGTATACTTATTAAATAATACCTTTTCAAATAATGCCGGAAATATAGGTGGTGTGTTAGATTTATCGGACACATTATCAATACAATACAACAATATATTCACAGGTAACTATGCAAAAAAGGCGTCAGTACAAAGATCCATATCTTCATTAGACTTTATCAACAATAACATTTATATAAACAATAACGCAACAGAAAAAGGACTATTATTAATTGATGATTCCACTACCACAGTCGATAATTGTACATTTAACTATAATCATGCTAGATATGCATCTTCCATTTACTCTACAACAAGCAACTTGAATATCAACAATTCAGTATTCAATTATAACAATGCTTCAGTTCAGGGCGGAAGCATAATCAGTAAATATTCCATTGTCGTGATAAATAACACATTATTTAATGAAAATAATGTTCTTAATGGTGTAGGTGGAGGGATATATTCTGAAAATAGTAATTTATACATTGACAATTCAACATTCACCAACAATACCGCTAAATACGGTGGAGCCATCTGCGTAATTGGAGAAAATGAAAACATTATAGAAAACAGTCATTTCCTATCAAATAATGTATCAATCGATGGTGGTGCAATATACTCATCCAAAAGCCTGTTATACCTCAACAATAATACATACACCTCAAACAATGCACAGAACAATGGTGGTGCAATCTCAGCAACAATGTTAAACACCCTAGAAGTAACAAACTCCACCTTCCAAGACAACAATGCAAACAATTACACAAACATACACACAATAGAAACAGTAACTCTTATCAATAATAACTCATTCGACTTAAATACGATGAAAACATCCGTTATCACAAATGAACTAACAGGAAATATAAATGACAATTACTGGGGAACCAATACACCGGATTTTATGACAATAACAAACAACAACTCTCCGCAAACATGGAAAATAATAGAAAACAATGAATACATGACAATAAACAACACCAACACCACAGAAATACAAACAGGACTCAAAACATTATCCATAACAAACAATCATAACAACCAAGTAAACACATTAATACCTAAAAAAGATATAAACCTAATAACAGATGACATATTAACCACAACAGATACCAACATCACAATAAACATAACATTTGATGAAAAAATAACTGCAACCATTCAAATAATTTTCCCTGATGAAACAATCATACAACAATATTTAAGTAACACCAACCAAACAAGCATAACATATAAAACAGGCATTCATGATGGTTTAGAACAGATACATATAAATTTAATCGAATCGGGTAGTTATGTTGCTAAAAGCAAGTTATTAAATATATTTGTACAAGATGATTTATCATCATTTAATTTAAATGATTACAACATGGTTACATCAGTTAAAAATCAAGGCTCATCTAATGCGTGTTGGGCATTTGCAAGTCTTGGCACACTAGAATCAGCTATACTCAAATCATTTAATCAGACAACAGATTTCTCTGAAAATCATCTGAAAAACATTATCAACAAATACAACATCAACGGAACAGATGCAGATGCTAATACAGGTAGTTCACTACTTAGACCAATTAATTACCTGTTAAGCTGGACAGACCCAGTAAATGATTTGGATGATATATTCTTTGAAGAAAGCATATTGTCTGATGATATTCCATCAACATTCCATATTCAGGACGTGGTATTTCTTGAAAATTACAACAGTTTAAATCCACAGGATATAAAAAATGCAATATTAAAATATGGTGCATTATTTACAGATTTAAGTGTTAACGGAAGTTGTGATCATACAAATAAGACAATAGAAGATAATCTAATAATATCCACTACAGTAAATTATTATAATCCTACAATAACAAGTCCTAATCACGCAGTATCCATTATAGGATGGGACGATACATATAGCAGATATAACTTCAATAACAATGGAAGTATTCCTGTGGGTGATGGTGCTTTTATAATCAAAAATAGTTGGGGAACCGATAATGGAATCAGTGGATTCAACTATGTATCATATTATGATAAAAGCCTCGGAACAGACGGATTCATAGCATTCCTATTAGATAATAGATGTAATTATTCCAATATTTATCAATATGAAACATGTAGTGTATACACATTTGACAGTAACAGTACTGAATTTACTATTGCAAACAATTACCATTCACGAAGTGCAGAACAAATACAAGCCGTAGGAACATTCTTTGATAAAGAATCCAACTATACGCTTGTAATCTATAAAAATGGTGTAGAGCAGTATACTCAAGATGGTAATATCAACCATGCAGGTTATCAGACAATAAAATTAAAACAATACATACCATTAAATACTGGAGATGATTTCACGGCAATGTTAACAATTAAAAATAGTCACGTGAAGATATTTGTTCAAAACATCTTAACTGTAACTACTGAAAATATCACGGATGAATCATTCATATTTAATAGCACAACATTGTATAATTTAAGAAAATACCATTTAACAGCATGTTTAAAAGTATATACCGGATATGACAATCAAACAACACAAAACACCAACATCACAACCGGACAAATAAACATATACATACCACATAATGAACCTTCACAAATACCAGATATAATAAATAACCAGACAAATATCAGTTCAAATAATTCACTATACACAATAAAAATACCAATAATATGGTATAGCCCAACAGGTACGGAAATATCATATGATAAATCCTTTGATATTGTCATTGCTAACGAAAGTCATTATTTCGAATCTGAACAATTAGTCAGGACTTATCTATCATTAAATGGAACTGCCATAATGAATTATGAAAATAAAGAGGGACAAGGATTATACATCAGTAAAGAGGATGATGGTTCATTTATTAATATAGAATTAGTATATGATTTTACCGAAAATACCAACTTTTTAAGTATAATATTCAATAATACCGATGGTTCTTTGGATAATAAGGCCAGTATCATAATAAATAATAATGTACTTTGCAATATAACTATTTATCCAGGATACAATTCTACTCTTGACTGGTATAGTATACAAGAGGATTTCATTACAATATTCTCTTATAACAACCAACAGATTCAACGAGTTGAACCTATATACTACTACAATAAATATAATATCAATGTTACTCAAACATACTTCATTACAAAGACAAAAATAAACACGACAGACTTCTTAAACACTAGCAATACTATTGTTAACCATTTAATTTATACTGCCGGTAAAGTGTTCTATTCAAATGATCTGCTTGCTGATACAATTGCAGAAGCATTAAATGTATCAAATCATAGAGAAAATTATACCGTAATCTTATGCGGATATAATGGCAGAGTGTATATTAGTGCATTGGATCCCAATATGGGCATGATGATAAATGGGGCTAATGATAACAAGATAATGTTCAGATTCATCACATCCTACATGTTATCAATCTTAGAAGAAAAAGCGTTGGATTCATCCCATCCAGTTAATTCAGCCTTAAATAATATATTGGATGCTTTTGATACAAATTCATATAATGTCTTTGAGGATGAAAATTATCTTTACTTGGTTTTAAATGATAACATGAATACGACGTTGACTATGGATAAAAATACTGGTTTGATTGTTGATTACATCCAGTATGGAGATAATGTAATCCATGGAGTTCAAAGTGATGATGATTATACATTTACCGGATTTGAGATTGGCTCTCCAGAAGCTGAATTACAAAGAACCGTTGGATCAATATTAATGTCAGCTGCACCATACTGTGTGGGAATACCAGCTGTTGGTCCATTTTTAGTTCCAGTTGTTTATGTTGCTGGAGCACTCATATGTGCTGATGCTTGTGGTCTTTTAAACTTAAATCAATTAGATAATACAACTAGATTGATTAATTTTGGTTGGGATGTTGCAACATCATTTCCAGTTGATCACATGATAGGATTCATAGCAGATAGTAAAAAGATAGCCAGTATCTTTAAAAACAGTGAAATGATTGAACAATCAGCTAAAAGTGTGGAAAATACATTAAAATCCACCATTAAAAGTAGTAGTAATTACATTAAAGTAAAATGCATGGAAATATTACAGGATACATACTTCACTTTAGATGAAATAACACGTCTATCAAAGGTTACCGAGAATATAGTTAAAGGATTTTTAAAAGTATTAAACCTGCCAGTACCCAAGACAGTTTATGATGAATTCTCCAAGGATTTGAATTTACTGTTTAAATTGGATACAGAACCACTAGCAGAACATTCCATATTAAACAAGGCAACTTATGAAATCTTTTGTTCCAGATTAGGTCAGGAAAAAAGCAATATAATGGGAATATGTTATTTCTATTATGGATTCTCTAAAGAAGCTGTTGAAAACTTTTATCATGACTATAGTGAAAAGGTAATTATGAACATAACTTTAAGCATGGAAAACGAAATATTAGAACTATTCCATGAACAATATAAAATTATTTCACTACTTAATTTAAATAAATCCCTGATTATTAATGATTATGAACACTATTATGTAGCAGAAGATTATTATGATACAATGAGCGTGGTATTATGA